From [Clostridium] symbiosum, a single genomic window includes:
- a CDS encoding sigma 54-interacting transcriptional regulator, whose translation MRLTDIKDYLNTLLASFSAVLDLELTILSSDPLERVAATGVWYQSDLVCYENNRLIPQWQNSYTMKVIETGMPIVAIDTKEFVFAFPNMRKNVDSRFYSVLAYPINTREKLEGVIVIASFDEEQHRIVVEKEQQLMAYLEKISDLISSKLEQEMLMEQMQIMNNQLTSVVEAMEDGILLYSPTAGISQSNMYVQKYLHFNDPELKEALLSEVISVASRTTEERPNLVQEIHKNIDGFQYLLQVKTKFIRDSEGSVLCIINPFSQIQNSITQNEREGLGVAEKLIFSGKKMRTLVNQAKIAAQHASNVLITGESGTGKEMFARLIHSESPRKAHPFVAMNCAAIPESLMESELFGYEEGAFTGARKGGKIGKIQLANHGTFFLDEIGDMPLYLQAKLLRVLSERKVDRIGSSSSSLINVDVRIIAATNRNLEEMIERKEFREDLYYRLNVVPLHLPPLRERPDDIPFLIRHFIVKYNKILEKEIRAASASVMEKMVNYQWPGNVRELENSIEYMMTFEKSPVLSLEVLPQKISGLNNETSQNSEHPEENMACLPLKSSIRIREQEILKNYAARYGGHPTKEQVREICRCLEISVASYYRKIGGGSEGETVAETGTGIENTIVTTQ comes from the coding sequence ATGAGACTTACTGATATCAAGGACTATTTAAATACACTGTTGGCGTCATTTTCGGCAGTTTTGGATCTGGAACTTACGATTTTGAGTTCGGATCCCCTGGAACGTGTTGCCGCAACGGGGGTCTGGTATCAATCGGATCTTGTCTGCTATGAGAATAACCGCCTCATTCCACAGTGGCAGAACAGTTACACGATGAAGGTGATTGAGACGGGGATGCCGATTGTCGCAATTGATACAAAAGAGTTTGTGTTTGCGTTTCCCAATATGAGGAAAAATGTGGACAGCCGCTTTTATTCAGTCCTGGCTTATCCCATCAACACGAGAGAGAAACTGGAGGGCGTGATTGTCATTGCTTCTTTCGACGAAGAGCAGCACCGGATAGTCGTGGAAAAAGAACAGCAGCTCATGGCTTATCTTGAGAAAATATCGGATCTGATTTCAAGCAAACTGGAGCAGGAGATGCTGATGGAGCAGATGCAGATCATGAACAATCAGCTGACCTCCGTCGTCGAGGCAATGGAGGACGGGATCCTTTTATACTCGCCGACGGCAGGGATTTCCCAAAGTAACATGTATGTGCAGAAGTATCTCCATTTTAACGATCCCGAACTGAAGGAAGCGCTGCTGTCGGAGGTGATATCGGTGGCGTCCCGGACGACCGAGGAGCGGCCGAATCTGGTTCAGGAAATACATAAAAATATAGACGGTTTCCAGTATCTGCTCCAGGTAAAGACGAAATTTATCCGCGACAGCGAGGGAAGCGTTCTCTGCATAATTAATCCGTTCTCCCAGATCCAGAACAGCATTACGCAGAATGAGAGGGAGGGGCTGGGAGTAGCGGAGAAACTTATTTTTTCCGGAAAGAAGATGCGGACGCTGGTCAATCAGGCCAAAATTGCGGCACAGCATGCGTCTAATGTTCTGATTACAGGAGAAAGCGGAACCGGAAAGGAAATGTTCGCCCGTCTGATCCATTCTGAGAGTCCCAGAAAGGCCCATCCCTTTGTGGCAATGAACTGCGCGGCGATTCCGGAATCCTTAATGGAAAGTGAATTGTTCGGATATGAGGAGGGCGCCTTTACCGGGGCGAGGAAGGGCGGAAAGATTGGGAAAATCCAGCTGGCAAACCACGGCACCTTTTTCCTGGATGAGATTGGAGACATGCCTCTGTATCTCCAGGCAAAGCTGCTCCGTGTCCTCAGTGAGAGAAAGGTGGACCGCATTGGAAGCAGTTCCAGCTCTCTGATCAATGTGGATGTGAGAATTATTGCCGCGACAAACCGGAATCTGGAAGAGATGATTGAGAGGAAGGAATTCAGGGAGGATTTATATTACCGCCTGAATGTTGTGCCGCTCCACCTTCCGCCGCTGCGGGAACGCCCGGATGATATTCCGTTTTTGATTCGGCATTTTATAGTAAAATATAATAAAATCCTTGAAAAGGAGATACGGGCGGCCTCGGCTTCGGTCATGGAAAAGATGGTAAATTACCAATGGCCCGGCAACGTCAGGGAACTGGAAAACAGTATAGAATACATGATGACGTTTGAAAAAAGCCCGGTGCTGTCCCTGGAAGTACTTCCTCAGAAAATCAGCGGTCTCAATAATGAGACTTCACAGAATTCGGAGCATCCCGAGGAAAATATGGCCTGCCTGCCGCTGAAATCGAGTATCCGTATCAGGGAACAGGAAATACTGAAAAATTATGCGGCCCGCTATGGGGGACACCCCACCAAGGAACAGGTGCGGGAGATTTGCAGATGTCTGGAAATCAGTGTGGCGTCGTATTATCGGAAAATTGGAGGCGGGAGCGAAGGAGAAACGGTGGCCGAGACGGGAACCGGGATTGAGAACACAATTGTAACAACGCAATAA
- a CDS encoding creatininase family protein gives MMQYKLRDMSWSEFAERSKTAKTIILPSGACEVYGPHNPLGADILVAKKMSEMLAERINGIVGPCLEVGQSKSLTSFPGTIAISAETLKAVYSEMVAEFVRLGFKSFFIVNNHLHNTQPLNEVLEDARIRYGIKYAQVGVWQYLPAVSDKTGMWDTPAPHAHASEAQTSVLMYLYPELVDMSKAPNTPMMFDDKWPAIMKSVPYCSMTDTGTLGNAQVATAEKGREAVELMLNEMEDCVKNYLEK, from the coding sequence ATGATGCAGTACAAATTAAGAGACATGTCATGGAGTGAATTTGCAGAGAGAAGCAAAACGGCAAAAACAATTATTCTTCCGTCGGGTGCCTGTGAGGTTTATGGCCCACATAACCCGTTAGGGGCAGACATATTGGTTGCAAAGAAGATGTCGGAAATGCTGGCGGAGCGTATAAACGGAATTGTTGGTCCCTGCCTGGAGGTAGGACAGTCCAAGAGCCTCACTTCCTTCCCGGGAACGATCGCAATTTCAGCGGAGACTCTGAAGGCCGTATACAGCGAGATGGTGGCAGAGTTTGTACGCCTCGGTTTTAAGAGCTTTTTCATTGTGAACAATCACCTTCACAACACCCAGCCGTTAAATGAGGTTCTGGAAGACGCCAGAATCAGATATGGCATCAAGTACGCACAGGTGGGTGTATGGCAGTATCTTCCGGCCGTCTCCGATAAAACCGGAATGTGGGATACACCGGCTCCCCATGCACATGCAAGCGAGGCGCAGACCTCTGTCCTGATGTACTTATACCCGGAACTGGTGGACATGTCCAAGGCCCCGAATACTCCAATGATGTTTGATGATAAATGGCCGGCAATTATGAAGAGCGTTCCATATTGCAGCATGACCGACACGGGAACACTCGGCAACGCGCAGGTTGCCACTGCCGAAAAGGGCAGGGAGGCCGTGGAATTGATGCTGAACGAGATGGAAGACTGTGTGAAAAATTATCTTGAAAAGTAA
- a CDS encoding TRAP transporter substrate-binding protein, translating into MKKILSIALMAACAVNLCACGSSSAPAQTTQAAAVPQAEKSGESAAADGKSYDKVSLKLSYATGDTGMDGLTAIEFERLVEEKSGGQVQIDRFPNCQLSGGDMVRHVEMMISGGAFELAIISENSFSDVDQTFQVTSIPFTFANYDQAWEKADSTGGEFSKNLFSKYGVVYLSTFPNGIMQFANNKRELHTPADMVNLKMRTYGDLQMSLMRSLGADPTQLSWSELYSALQTGAVDGNMNGYQTLYSGSMHEVQPYITEVNATLGLYDFLANQAAWEKLSPDTQALLQECATEAAKWGRDYMSKTEAEVKQAMIDYGVNIYVPTAEELEAFKEGAAPTIEEYKKIVGPEACTAWGVE; encoded by the coding sequence ATGAAAAAAATACTTTCTATCGCATTAATGGCAGCATGTGCAGTAAATCTCTGTGCATGCGGAAGCAGCAGCGCCCCTGCTCAGACAACCCAGGCGGCGGCAGTTCCACAGGCGGAAAAATCCGGTGAAAGCGCGGCAGCAGACGGAAAAAGCTATGATAAGGTTTCTTTAAAGCTCAGCTATGCAACGGGTGATACAGGGATGGACGGTCTTACCGCAATTGAATTTGAGCGTCTGGTTGAGGAGAAGAGCGGCGGACAGGTGCAGATTGACCGTTTCCCCAACTGCCAGTTAAGCGGCGGAGATATGGTGCGCCATGTAGAAATGATGATATCAGGCGGAGCATTCGAGCTTGCCATTATCAGTGAGAACTCTTTCTCCGATGTGGATCAGACCTTCCAGGTAACTTCGATCCCGTTTACTTTTGCAAACTATGATCAGGCATGGGAAAAGGCCGATTCCACCGGAGGCGAATTCAGTAAAAATCTGTTTTCCAAATATGGCGTTGTATATTTAAGCACGTTCCCCAACGGTATTATGCAGTTTGCAAATAATAAGCGCGAGCTTCATACACCGGCCGATATGGTGAATTTAAAGATGCGTACTTACGGTGATCTTCAGATGTCCCTGATGCGTTCTCTCGGCGCGGATCCGACGCAGTTAAGCTGGTCCGAACTTTACTCTGCGTTACAGACCGGCGCGGTAGACGGAAACATGAACGGTTATCAGACATTGTACTCCGGTTCCATGCACGAGGTACAGCCATACATAACCGAGGTCAATGCAACACTTGGACTTTATGATTTCCTTGCAAACCAGGCTGCATGGGAGAAACTGAGCCCGGATACACAGGCTCTCCTCCAGGAGTGCGCAACCGAAGCGGCAAAGTGGGGACGCGATTATATGAGTAAGACGGAGGCGGAGGTCAAACAGGCCATGATTGACTATGGCGTAAACATTTATGTTCCGACCGCAGAAGAGTTAGAGGCATTCAAAGAGGGCGCCGCTCCGACCATCGAAGAGTACAAAAAGATCGTTGGACCGGAAGCATGCACAGCCTGGGGAGTTGAATAA
- a CDS encoding TRAP transporter small permease, whose product MKKNSINFESVITTIVMLTMLTLVFLGVISRYVLHFSFSFTEELVCAMFVLLSTMGGALASKENSHYTLDLITGMMKPGMKRVFLIIDTGLTCVAAAVLMYTGITMVQSQMKIGSLSIALKIPNWVYGSFVPLGLAFILFRSIQFMVRVYKNTEEEEK is encoded by the coding sequence ATGAAAAAAAATTCAATTAATTTTGAATCGGTTATTACTACGATTGTAATGCTTACCATGCTTACATTAGTTTTCTTGGGCGTCATTTCCCGATATGTGCTCCACTTTTCATTTTCTTTTACAGAAGAGCTTGTCTGCGCGATGTTTGTTCTGCTTTCCACAATGGGAGGCGCACTGGCAAGTAAAGAGAACAGCCATTATACACTGGATCTGATTACCGGGATGATGAAGCCGGGAATGAAGAGAGTATTTTTAATCATAGATACGGGGCTTACCTGCGTAGCGGCTGCCGTATTGATGTATACGGGGATTACTATGGTACAGAGCCAGATGAAGATTGGCAGCCTGTCGATTGCCCTTAAGATTCCAAACTGGGTATATGGTTCTTTTGTACCCCTTGGCCTGGCTTTTATTCTGTTCCGCAGCATTCAGTTTATGGTCAGGGTATATAAAAATACAGAGGAGGAAGAGAAATGA
- a CDS encoding TRAP transporter large permease: MTAVIMLGVFSLCVIIGAPIGTAMCLSSVSALLTSGMGLSMVPFNYYASISKFLLLAIPFFILAGNIMEKAGISTKLITFAQSFVGHINGGLALVCVLVACFFAAISGSGPATVAALGGIIIPAMTAVGYSKGDASALMATAGGIGIIIPPSISFVVYSSIANVSVGTLFMAGIIPGLLMGFSLFAASMWVTRKSSLLRAPKASAAERWKAFKDAFWGLMMPVIILGGIYGGIFTPTEAAAVAAVYGLLVGVFIYRTLRVKELVAIVVDSGKQTGAVMWTVGNAALMSWVLSVSGISNALSNFVVQISGGHTVIFLIVVNIVILIAGCFIDGNSIMYIFVPIFLPVALQLGYNPVVLGVVLVMNVAIGMVTPPVGCNLYVACGVSGIQVKDIVKPVIPYIVASVITLLLVTYIPQITLFLPRILGQIS; the protein is encoded by the coding sequence ATGACAGCAGTAATTATGCTGGGGGTATTCTCCCTCTGCGTTATCATCGGCGCGCCGATTGGAACGGCCATGTGCCTTTCCAGCGTTTCCGCGCTGCTTACGTCGGGAATGGGCCTTTCTATGGTACCGTTCAACTACTATGCATCAATCAGCAAATTCCTGCTCCTTGCCATTCCGTTTTTTATCTTAGCGGGAAACATCATGGAAAAAGCCGGAATTTCCACCAAGCTGATTACATTTGCCCAGTCTTTTGTCGGACATATTAACGGAGGGCTGGCTCTGGTATGCGTACTGGTAGCCTGTTTCTTCGCGGCGATTTCCGGTTCGGGTCCCGCCACGGTGGCGGCTCTCGGCGGAATCATTATTCCGGCTATGACGGCCGTCGGATACTCGAAGGGGGATGCATCGGCGCTGATGGCCACGGCCGGAGGCATTGGAATTATCATACCGCCGTCGATTTCCTTTGTTGTTTACAGCTCTATTGCGAATGTATCGGTGGGCACATTGTTCATGGCTGGTATTATTCCCGGACTTTTAATGGGATTTTCCCTGTTTGCGGCCTCCATGTGGGTGACGCGTAAAAGCAGTCTCCTGCGCGCTCCGAAAGCAAGTGCGGCGGAACGCTGGAAAGCATTTAAGGATGCGTTCTGGGGACTGATGATGCCCGTTATCATCCTGGGCGGAATTTACGGCGGAATCTTTACACCGACCGAAGCCGCCGCCGTTGCGGCAGTATATGGCCTTTTAGTCGGAGTATTTATCTACAGGACACTGCGGGTTAAAGAATTAGTGGCAATCGTTGTGGATTCAGGAAAGCAGACCGGCGCGGTTATGTGGACGGTCGGCAATGCGGCTTTAATGAGCTGGGTGCTGTCGGTTTCTGGTATTTCCAATGCACTGTCCAATTTTGTTGTCCAGATTTCAGGAGGACACACTGTGATTTTCCTGATTGTTGTAAATATTGTTATACTGATTGCAGGATGCTTTATTGACGGCAATTCGATTATGTACATTTTCGTTCCGATTTTTCTGCCGGTTGCTTTACAGCTTGGCTATAACCCGGTGGTTCTCGGTGTTGTGCTGGTTATGAACGTTGCCATCGGTATGGTTACACCGCCGGTTGGCTGTAACCTGTATGTGGCCTGCGGCGTCTCAGGAATCCAGGTTAAAGATATTGTAAAACCGGTTATCCCGTACATAGTTGCAAGTGTCATTACGCTTTTATTAGTAACCTATATTCCTCAGATTACACTTTTTCTGCCCAGGATTCTGGGACAGATCAGTTAG
- a CDS encoding carbon-nitrogen hydrolase family protein yields the protein MKSKFVLAQLEQKGLPEENLENAKKAVATAKELYQPDMMIFPECFMSHFPMGTERAVCLGTAQTLDGPFVTEMRKLAKDNGLWIIFGMNEKVEDPEDDRNYNCTVVIDGEGEIISTYRKTHLYDAFGFKESDDNKPGDKFFEPIDTPFGKIGLFVCYEVRFPEVARYQRSKGADIIIMPTAWVPGPLKSSQFRTLISARAIENTVYMVACDQVGANGMGESVVVDPMGVVVASAGEVETLICAEIDSERIEQVRAKLPAYKDRRPELYTI from the coding sequence ATGAAAAGTAAATTTGTTTTAGCCCAGCTTGAGCAGAAAGGGCTGCCGGAAGAAAACCTGGAAAACGCCAAAAAAGCGGTTGCCACGGCGAAGGAACTCTATCAGCCGGACATGATGATCTTCCCCGAATGCTTTATGAGCCATTTTCCTATGGGTACCGAGCGCGCAGTCTGCCTCGGGACCGCACAGACCCTGGATGGCCCTTTTGTAACAGAGATGAGAAAACTCGCCAAAGACAACGGACTCTGGATTATCTTTGGCATGAACGAGAAGGTGGAGGATCCGGAGGATGACCGCAATTATAATTGCACTGTGGTTATCGACGGTGAGGGTGAGATTATATCCACTTACAGGAAAACACATCTTTACGATGCGTTCGGTTTTAAGGAGTCGGATGATAACAAGCCGGGGGACAAGTTTTTTGAGCCGATTGACACCCCGTTCGGAAAAATTGGCCTCTTCGTATGCTATGAAGTGAGATTTCCGGAAGTTGCCCGCTACCAGCGTTCAAAAGGTGCGGATATCATCATCATGCCGACCGCATGGGTGCCGGGGCCGTTAAAGAGTTCCCAGTTCCGCACGCTGATTTCCGCGAGGGCGATCGAGAACACTGTTTATATGGTGGCCTGCGATCAGGTCGGTGCGAACGGCATGGGAGAGAGTGTCGTGGTTGACCCGATGGGCGTTGTGGTTGCAAGCGCCGGCGAGGTGGAGACTCTGATTTGCGCCGAGATTGATTCGGAGCGAATTGAGCAGGTAAGGGCAAAATTACCGGCTTATAAGGACCGCCGTCCGGAGCTTTATACAATCTGA
- a CDS encoding DMT family transporter has protein sequence MGYLFAIGSAVLYGTMPFLAKEIFACGGTELTVVALRFLFAAPIVFLIVRIMKIPLKITLVEFGKLFLLAQGYVLTNILLCFSYNYISSGMATTIHFIYPALVFFIHVSIFSEKFDRIKLICAVLGLAGVFCFYTPEEAASGVGMVLAFCSAWTYAFYIIFDEKSGMALMNPYKLCFYISVICGLEASFFAVLRDEFVIKLPFKAWGFVIILALGVTVLAIVLAQESLKRIGAEKISFLSTFEPMTSLVLGIALMGETLNFRTAIGITCVLTSAVLIVMGKANGKRREQAVGAKSEQS, from the coding sequence ATGGGATACTTATTTGCGATTGGTTCCGCGGTATTGTACGGTACTATGCCGTTTCTTGCGAAGGAAATTTTCGCCTGCGGAGGGACGGAACTGACGGTGGTTGCATTGCGTTTTCTGTTTGCAGCACCGATAGTATTTTTGATTGTCCGTATAATGAAGATACCTTTGAAAATTACGCTGGTTGAGTTCGGAAAATTGTTTCTTTTAGCACAGGGATATGTTCTGACTAATATACTTCTGTGTTTTTCTTATAATTATATTTCATCCGGTATGGCGACAACAATCCATTTTATCTATCCGGCTTTGGTCTTTTTTATTCATGTGTCAATTTTTTCTGAGAAGTTTGACCGGATTAAGTTGATATGCGCTGTTTTGGGACTGGCTGGAGTGTTCTGTTTTTATACTCCAGAAGAAGCGGCATCCGGAGTTGGTATGGTTTTGGCATTCTGTTCCGCGTGGACGTATGCATTCTACATTATATTTGATGAGAAAAGTGGGATGGCGCTCATGAATCCATATAAGCTTTGTTTTTACATTTCTGTGATTTGTGGCCTGGAGGCTTCCTTTTTTGCCGTTCTGCGGGATGAATTTGTTATAAAGCTTCCTTTTAAAGCATGGGGATTTGTCATAATTCTGGCATTGGGAGTTACCGTTCTTGCAATTGTATTAGCACAGGAAAGTTTAAAAAGAATCGGAGCGGAAAAAATTTCATTCCTTAGCACATTCGAGCCGATGACCAGCCTTGTTCTGGGGATTGCGCTGATGGGTGAAACGCTTAACTTCCGTACTGCCATAGGCATTACCTGTGTCCTCACTTCGGCGGTGCTGATTGTGATGGGGAAGGCAAACGGAAAAAGGCGTGAACAGGCAGTCGGGGCCAAGAGTGAGCAGAGCTGA
- a CDS encoding response regulator, which produces MQRTIIVVDDEPIIRLDLCQMLESLDFHVVAEGEDGFDAVELCRQKHPDMVLLDLEMPLFDGLTAAETIIDGNLAGCVVICTAFADEEFIARAGRAGVSGYLVKPIEPRMLKPALEVAWAQGQRLLKTRAEAEDACRRLEENKMIEQAKGKLSKEKKISESDAYREMQKAAMQKRVPIITIAKAVLERETRRDAAVRAKEYLMKQKRLTEPEAYRLLSQEANRRKVSVNEAARQLLEQGGIT; this is translated from the coding sequence ATGCAGCGTACAATTATAGTAGTGGATGATGAGCCGATAATCCGCCTGGATTTATGCCAGATGCTGGAATCACTGGACTTTCATGTAGTGGCGGAGGGAGAGGATGGATTTGACGCCGTTGAGCTCTGCCGTCAGAAGCATCCCGATATGGTGCTTCTGGACTTGGAAATGCCGCTTTTTGACGGGCTGACGGCTGCGGAGACGATTATTGACGGGAATCTTGCAGGCTGTGTTGTTATCTGCACGGCTTTTGCAGACGAAGAATTTATTGCGAGGGCAGGACGCGCCGGCGTCTCTGGTTATCTGGTAAAGCCGATTGAGCCGAGGATGCTGAAACCGGCGCTGGAAGTGGCCTGGGCCCAGGGACAGCGGCTTTTAAAGACACGCGCGGAGGCGGAGGATGCCTGCCGGCGTCTGGAAGAGAATAAGATGATTGAGCAGGCCAAAGGAAAGCTTTCAAAGGAAAAGAAGATTTCCGAGTCGGATGCTTACCGTGAAATGCAGAAGGCTGCCATGCAGAAACGTGTACCAATCATTACAATTGCCAAAGCCGTTCTGGAGCGGGAGACGAGACGGGACGCAGCGGTGCGGGCCAAAGAATATCTGATGAAGCAGAAAAGGCTTACCGAACCGGAGGCGTACAGGCTGCTTTCACAGGAGGCAAATAGACGGAAGGTTTCGGTCAATGAAGCAGCCAGACAACTGTTGGAACAGGGAGGAATCACATGA
- a CDS encoding sensor histidine kinase, with translation MNRDEVISRAQLSESGFHKLEQIEAVLPLMADLVGADLFIDCVQPSDGRMFVAAQAEPGHMPSSYQKSVVGCYAKREDEPAVYRAMETNSPVRDIKAVTQEERTVRQDVVPVSDEDGRFIGVLIGERDVSRDIRQEQKYEALARRVEKQDLIQVSPEDAARREVHHRIKNHLQLIASIMNIQARKTESEEVRQAFRENTARVLSIASINELLTYGENGPVPLKPFLEKLRQNLALLYDAGASVSLVLEGDDLTVDQEKATDIALVVNELVSNAYKHAFTGLAGGRIRVIMKKGEMYSSITVQDDGTGFDFNGEDSFGFGMSLVRMTVRGKLGGKLYLTSDKEGTSATFDFRT, from the coding sequence ATGAACAGAGACGAGGTAATAAGCCGCGCACAGCTAAGCGAATCAGGTTTTCATAAGCTGGAGCAGATCGAGGCCGTTCTGCCGTTGATGGCCGATCTGGTAGGAGCTGATCTGTTTATAGACTGCGTGCAGCCCTCCGACGGCCGGATGTTCGTCGCGGCGCAGGCAGAACCGGGCCATATGCCCTCCTCCTACCAGAAAAGCGTGGTAGGCTGTTATGCCAAACGGGAGGATGAACCGGCTGTCTACCGCGCCATGGAGACGAATTCCCCGGTGCGTGATATCAAGGCCGTCACCCAGGAAGAGCGGACCGTGCGACAGGATGTGGTGCCAGTCTCGGATGAGGACGGCAGGTTTATCGGCGTGCTGATCGGCGAACGCGATGTGAGCCGCGATATAAGGCAGGAACAGAAGTATGAAGCGCTGGCGCGCAGGGTGGAAAAACAGGATCTCATCCAGGTGTCACCGGAGGATGCGGCCCGCCGTGAAGTCCATCACCGCATTAAAAACCATCTTCAGCTGATTGCGAGTATCATGAATATCCAGGCGCGCAAAACGGAGAGCGAGGAAGTGAGACAGGCCTTCCGGGAAAATACGGCCCGGGTCCTGAGCATTGCCTCGATTAATGAGCTTCTGACTTATGGAGAGAATGGCCCGGTGCCACTGAAGCCGTTCCTGGAAAAGCTCAGGCAGAATCTGGCTCTGCTCTATGATGCGGGGGCATCCGTAAGCCTTGTTCTGGAAGGAGACGACCTGACGGTGGATCAGGAGAAGGCAACCGATATCGCCCTGGTGGTCAACGAACTCGTCTCTAATGCCTATAAGCATGCGTTTACCGGGCTTGCGGGCGGCCGGATAAGAGTGATTATGAAAAAAGGGGAGATGTATTCCTCCATCACCGTGCAGGATGACGGCACCGGATTTGATTTTAACGGGGAGGACAGCTTCGGTTTCGGCATGTCCCTCGTCAGGATGACGGTCCGCGGCAAGCTGGGCGGCAAACTCTACCTCACATCGGACAAAGAGGGAACCTCTGCCACGTTTGATTTCCGGACCTGA
- a CDS encoding GntR family transcriptional regulator, which produces MLPEIDTKIERIEKNELYSSKIYNQLKLLIITGQIKPGTVINEREYSKLLDVSRTPLRDALRSLENEGWIEQSGKNRKIAVLLWRDILELFEIREPLDILCFELAFPKVTPAHIAHLRKIIEEMDLFAVRNANDYYTLMKMDTNFHNYFARITGNSQLIKIQDSISEKVVRSSVLSMKYSMHGGRNFAADHIGILNSVEEGDLEKGKELLHIHYGSWKKRLLVIPERLNFDPQDGDAEIKEEFIKSN; this is translated from the coding sequence ATGTTACCTGAAATTGATACAAAGATCGAGAGAATCGAAAAAAACGAGTTATACAGTTCTAAAATATATAATCAGCTCAAGCTTTTGATTATCACCGGTCAGATTAAGCCGGGAACGGTTATCAATGAGAGAGAATATTCAAAGCTGCTGGATGTCAGTAGGACACCTCTGCGCGACGCACTCCGTTCACTGGAAAATGAGGGGTGGATTGAACAGTCCGGAAAGAACCGTAAGATTGCGGTCCTTCTGTGGAGAGACATTCTGGAGTTATTCGAGATACGTGAACCTCTGGATATTCTGTGCTTTGAACTGGCTTTTCCAAAAGTGACACCGGCACATATTGCCCATCTTCGGAAAATTATCGAGGAGATGGATCTTTTTGCCGTGCGCAATGCCAATGATTACTACACCCTGATGAAGATGGACACCAATTTCCACAACTATTTTGCCCGTATTACCGGCAACAGCCAGCTGATTAAGATACAGGACAGCATCAGTGAGAAAGTAGTCCGTTCATCCGTGCTGAGCATGAAGTACAGTATGCACGGGGGAAGGAATTTTGCCGCCGATCACATCGGGATTTTGAACAGTGTGGAAGAGGGAGATCTGGAAAAGGGGAAGGAACTGCTCCATATCCACTACGGTTCCTGGAAGAAACGCCTTCTCGTCATACCGGAGCGCTTGAACTTTGATCCGCAGGACGGGGATGCGGAAATTAAAGAAGAGTTTATTAAAAGTAACTAA